The Lycium ferocissimum isolate CSIRO_LF1 chromosome 10, AGI_CSIRO_Lferr_CH_V1, whole genome shotgun sequence genome window below encodes:
- the LOC132034875 gene encoding probable F-box protein At1g60180 translates to MASKKQKNGLTEDDRINQLPDSLSRTNTSLKLRTIRLDDDDIVKLLSSCPALETLELSMFGGFRHLEINSSNLKRLNLNFYRSFSYEEPDHVLEIFAPLVQHLELTEHFGDLKCRLVNVSSLVTANFTFNICCTTFDDYSCREFHQVFRNLVLDSLQKLTYATEPIIGNWFAKVLFMLQLEGVPLPELRCKCLTIEVYTKFISYGVASLLRTSPFLEMLNIDMGDWCHASNHGLA, encoded by the exons ATGGCTTCCAAGAAACAAAAGAATGGACTCACTGAAGATGATCGTATCAATCAGTTGCCGGACTCACTTTCTCGTACAAATACT AGTCTAAAGTTGCGGACCATAAGGTTAGACGATGACGATATTGTGAAATTACTGTCAAGTTGTCCTGCTTTGGAAACTCTGGAGTTGTCAATGTTTGGGGGATTTCGTCATCTAGAAATCAATTCTTCAAATTTAAAGAGACTAAATTTGAATTTCTATAGGAGCTTTTCTTACGAAGAACCTGATcatgttcttgaaattttcGCCCCACTTGTTCAGCATTTAGAGCTAACAGAACATTTTGGAGATCTCAAGTGCAGGCTAGTAAATGTCTCCTCTTTGGTTACTGCCAACTTCACTTTTAACATTTGTTGTACCACCTTTGATGATTATAGTTGTCGTGAATTTCATCAAGTTTTCAGAAACCTTGTTCTGGACTCTCTTCAAAAGTTGACTTATGCAACTGAGCCAATAATTGGAAATTGGTTTGCAAAGGTTT TGTTCATGTTGCAACTCGAAGGAGTGCCGCTTCCAGAGTTGAGATGCAAATGTCTAACAATTGAGGTGTATACCAAGTTTATATCTTATGGAGTAGCTAGCCTTTTGCGGACCTCGCCTTTTTTGGAGATGCTGAACATAGACATGGGAGATTGGTGTCACGCCTCAAACCATGGCctggcgtaa
- the LOC132034876 gene encoding F-box/LRR-repeat protein At3g26922-like, whose amino-acid sequence MDSGEKRVEETRVDRISELPDSLLLHILSLMPTDETLVTNALSKRWRYLWHSLDTFSFSTEDYCEEYVSYVDYVLGHSVSSKIKTFELDSHESDAYKSDINRWLSFAVEKKVENVTLRSYSTDHVCAALPECLYTCSSLITLVLEKFFHYDAHVPIAWKSLKSIKLEFGMLSDDHIVNLLSGCPALESMELSIFMGFNRLEIRTSKLKILNLHTYYDDGGIDHSLEIVAPYLQHLEISGDLSDLKCRLVDVSSVVNAKLSFNITCIKDFEDNDQDSDDEEEDSRRDYHQDFEILVQDYLQKLSCASEITIGTWFIEVCFYLKSPYFFTLIINRHLRIKIIQWRNFAQISQKQLDLL is encoded by the coding sequence ATGGATTCCGGGGAAAAGAGAGTTGAAGAAACACGTGTAGACCGAATCAGTGAGTTGCCAGACTCTCTTCTCCTTCACATTCTCTCTCTTATGCCCACAGATGAAACACTCGTTACAAATGCTCTCTCAAAAAGGTGGCGCTATCTCTGGCATTCACTTGATACCTTCTCTTTTAGTACTGAAGACTACTGTGAAGAATACGTATCCTATGTTGACTATGTATTAGGTCATTCTGTTTCTTCCAAAATTAAAACATTCGAACTCGACAGCCATGAGTCTGATGCATACAAGTCTGACATCAACCGATGGCTTAGTTTTGCTGTTGAAAAGAAAGTGGAAAATGTGACACTCCGATCATATTCTACGGATCATGTTTGTGCTGCATTGCCTGAATGTTTATACACATGTTCGTCCTTGATAACATtagttttggaaaagttttttcACTATGATGCTCATGTGCCAATTGCCTGGAAATCTTTAAAGAGCATAAAATTAGAGTTTGGGATGTTATCTGATGACCATATTGTGAACTTACTATCGGGCTGTCCTGCATTGGAATCTATGGAATTATCGATTTTTATGGGTTTTAATCGCCTGGAAATTAGGACTTCAAAATTGAAGATACTGAATTTGCATACATATTATGATGATGGAGGAATTGATCATTCCTTGGAAATTGTTGCCCCCTATCTTCAGCATTTGGAGATTTCAGGAGATCTTAGTGATCTCAAGTGTAGGCTTGTAGATGTGTCCTCCGTGGTTAATGCTAAGCTTAGTTTCAACATTACATGTATCAAAGACTTCGAGGATAATGATCAAGATTCTGATGATGAGGAGGAGGACAGTCGTCGGGACTATCATCAAGATTTTGAGATTCTCGTCCAAGATTATCTTCAAAAGTTGAGTTGTGCAAGCGAGATAACAATTGGAACGTGGTTCATAGAGGTTTGTTTTTACCTCAAAAGTCCTTATTTTTTCACATTGATTATTAACAGGCACTTGCGGATAAAAATTATACAATGGAGAAACTTTGCACAAATTTCACAAAAGCAATTAGATTTGTTATAG
- the LOC132034877 gene encoding uncharacterized protein LOC132034877, whose protein sequence is MAALTRCFSLFYKVYPILFCSWLLQVLRFMILATIVFWNSCRYAIANYKYKEMLNKKSSKFAFRRKKLVGIFDQASIYCAICLSEFEHGEKVRKLETCQHTFHENCLEKWLMQKDIKATCPLCRSVIISEEIEEYQKLDDERKRDHSFEKELALLLLSCLNRGYCYHRFSSFWVFLPR, encoded by the coding sequence ATGGCAGCTCTCACTAGATGTTTCTCTCTTTTCTATAAAGTGTATCCCATTTTGTTCTGTTCATGGCTTCTTCAAGTGCTAAGGTTCATGATACTAGCAACTATTGTTTTCTGGAACTCATGCAGATATGCTATCGCGAATTACAAGTATAAGGAAATGTTAAACAAGAAGAGCTCTAAATTTGCGTTTAGAAGAAAGAAGCTTGTGGGGATCTTTGATCAAGCTTCAATTTATTGTGCAATATGCTTATCAGAATTCGAGCACGGAGAAAAGGTGAGAAAGCTGGAAACTTGCCAGCATACATTCCACGAAAACTGCTTGGAGAAATGGCTAATGCAGAAGGATATAAAAGCAACTTGTCCACTTTGTAGGAGTGTGATTATATCAGAGGAAATAGAGGAGTATCAAAAATTAGAtgatgaaagaaaaagagatcATAGCTTTGAGAAAGAGCTAGCTCTTCTCTTGCTATCTTGCTTGAACAGAGGATATTGCTATCATAGGTTTTCCAGTTTTTGGGTTTTCCTTCCGAGGTAG